A stretch of the Thiomicrorhabdus indica genome encodes the following:
- the aceE gene encoding pyruvate dehydrogenase (acetyl-transferring), homodimeric type: MSEQFVDQDPQETQEWIDALEAVVEFEGSDKAQHIIASLIEKARVHGIDIPYSANTPYINTISVEEQENYPGDLTLEHKLRALLRWNAMAMVARANKSTSVGGHIASYASSCTLYEVGMNHFFKGPKHELGQDMVFFQGHTAPGMYSRSFLEGRLNEDRLKNFRQEVDGEGLSSYPHPWLMSDYWQFPTVSMGLGPLMAIYQARFMKYMQARGLAQTDGRKVWAFLGDGEMDEPESRGAIQLAKREKLDNLIFVINCNLQRLDGPVRGNDSIIQELEGMFRGAGWNVIKVIWGSGWDRLLQKDKTGKLVERMGEVPDGEYQAYKAKDGKFVRDHFFGKYPETAELVKDMTDDEIFGLTRGGHSPRKIYNAYKRATDHKGQPNVILAKTVKGYGMGKYGEAANTAHQQKKLDKEGLKYFRDRFSVPVSDEALEKDIPFYRPDENSDLMKYMKARREELGGDMPSRHDNAEPLPVPELSTFKMLTDGTGDREMSTTMAFVRIISILLRDKALGPRVVPIIPDEARTFGMEGLFRQVGIYDPAGQLYEPMDSDQLMWYKESANGQVFEEGINEAGSMANWVAAATAYANYGVSMIPFYIYYSMFGFQRIGDLAWAAGDSRARGFLIGGTAGRTTLEGEGLQHQDGHNLIQFDHVPNCLSYDPTFAYELAVIIRDGIKRMFHDKEDVYYYITAMNENYSHPAMPEGSEEGILKGLYKFKDSTAKHKTKVQLMGSGTIFREVIAAAEMLESDWDVAADIWGVPSFNLLRRDGIEVKRQNMLNPEAEAQVPYATQMLSGSEGPFIAATDYIRDYPERIRQYVPGEYYVLGTDGFGRSDTREQLRKFFEVDRYYVVVQALKALADAGTIEASIVTKAIEKYELDTNKVYPIYA, encoded by the coding sequence ATGAGCGAACAGTTTGTAGATCAAGATCCACAAGAAACTCAAGAGTGGATCGATGCGCTTGAAGCCGTTGTCGAATTTGAAGGAAGTGATAAAGCTCAGCACATCATTGCATCTCTTATCGAAAAAGCCCGTGTCCACGGCATCGATATTCCATATTCTGCGAATACACCGTATATCAACACCATTTCAGTTGAAGAACAAGAAAACTACCCTGGTGATTTAACGCTAGAGCACAAACTTCGTGCACTTCTACGTTGGAATGCGATGGCGATGGTGGCGCGTGCGAATAAAAGCACAAGCGTTGGAGGGCACATTGCTTCTTACGCTTCAAGCTGTACGCTCTATGAAGTGGGGATGAACCACTTTTTCAAAGGACCTAAACATGAATTGGGTCAGGATATGGTTTTCTTCCAAGGCCACACAGCGCCGGGGATGTACTCACGTTCGTTTTTAGAAGGCCGTTTGAATGAAGACCGCTTAAAGAATTTCCGCCAAGAGGTGGATGGTGAAGGACTTTCATCCTACCCACACCCTTGGTTAATGTCGGATTACTGGCAGTTCCCAACCGTTTCAATGGGTCTTGGACCTCTAATGGCTATTTACCAAGCGCGTTTCATGAAATATATGCAAGCGCGTGGTCTAGCACAAACAGACGGTCGTAAAGTCTGGGCATTCTTGGGTGACGGTGAAATGGATGAACCGGAATCTCGTGGTGCGATTCAGTTAGCGAAACGTGAAAAGCTAGATAACCTGATTTTTGTTATCAACTGTAACCTCCAGCGTCTTGACGGTCCGGTTCGTGGTAACGACAGCATCATCCAAGAACTGGAAGGTATGTTCCGTGGTGCTGGTTGGAACGTCATTAAAGTTATCTGGGGTTCTGGTTGGGATCGTCTGTTACAAAAAGATAAAACTGGTAAGTTGGTTGAGCGTATGGGCGAAGTGCCTGACGGTGAATACCAAGCGTATAAAGCGAAAGATGGTAAGTTTGTTCGTGACCACTTCTTTGGTAAGTATCCAGAAACCGCAGAATTAGTAAAAGACATGACTGATGATGAAATCTTCGGTCTAACACGTGGTGGTCACTCGCCACGTAAGATTTACAATGCCTACAAACGTGCGACAGACCACAAAGGTCAACCAAACGTTATCCTTGCGAAAACGGTTAAGGGTTATGGTATGGGTAAATACGGGGAAGCTGCTAACACGGCTCACCAACAAAAGAAATTAGACAAAGAAGGTCTGAAATATTTCCGTGACCGTTTTTCGGTACCGGTTTCAGATGAAGCTTTGGAAAAAGATATTCCTTTCTATCGTCCAGATGAAAATTCTGACCTGATGAAATATATGAAAGCGCGTCGTGAAGAGTTGGGCGGTGATATGCCATCCCGTCACGACAATGCTGAGCCATTGCCAGTACCAGAGCTATCCACTTTCAAGATGCTGACAGATGGTACGGGTGATCGTGAAATGTCGACCACTATGGCATTTGTTCGTATTATTTCTATCTTGCTACGTGACAAAGCGCTTGGACCGCGTGTTGTACCGATTATTCCAGATGAAGCGCGTACATTCGGAATGGAAGGCTTGTTCCGACAAGTGGGTATCTACGATCCGGCTGGTCAGTTATATGAGCCAATGGATAGTGACCAGTTGATGTGGTACAAAGAATCAGCTAACGGTCAGGTGTTTGAAGAAGGGATTAACGAAGCCGGTTCGATGGCGAACTGGGTGGCTGCGGCAACGGCTTATGCCAACTATGGCGTGAGTATGATCCCGTTCTACATCTACTACTCGATGTTCGGTTTCCAACGTATTGGGGATTTGGCTTGGGCGGCCGGTGACTCACGTGCACGTGGTTTCTTAATCGGTGGTACTGCCGGTCGTACGACGCTTGAAGGTGAAGGTCTACAACACCAAGACGGTCATAACTTAATTCAGTTTGACCATGTCCCTAACTGTCTGTCTTATGACCCAACGTTTGCTTATGAGTTGGCGGTAATTATTCGTGACGGTATCAAGCGCATGTTCCACGATAAGGAAGACGTTTATTACTACATCACAGCGATGAACGAAAATTACTCACACCCTGCAATGCCTGAAGGTTCCGAAGAGGGCATCCTAAAAGGTCTTTATAAATTTAAAGATTCAACGGCGAAGCATAAAACAAAAGTTCAGCTAATGGGTTCAGGAACAATTTTCCGTGAAGTCATTGCTGCGGCTGAAATGCTTGAATCTGATTGGGATGTGGCGGCTGATATTTGGGGTGTTCCAAGCTTTAACCTATTGCGTCGTGATGGAATTGAAGTCAAGCGTCAAAATATGCTAAATCCAGAAGCGGAAGCACAAGTGCCTTATGCGACGCAAATGCTAAGTGGTTCAGAAGGACCATTTATTGCTGCAACGGACTATATCCGTGATTATCCTGAGCGTATTCGTCAATATGTTCCTGGTGAATACTATGTATTGGGTACAGACGGCTTTGGTCGTTCTGATACTCGTGAACAGCTTCGTAAGTTCTTTGAAGTGGATCGCTACTACGTTGTGGTGCAAGCACTTAAAGCACTTGCGGATGCTGGCACAATTGAAGCATCGATTGTGACCAAAGCGATTGAGAAATACGAATTGGATACCAACAAGGTTTATCCAATTTATGCTTAA